In a genomic window of Scyliorhinus torazame isolate Kashiwa2021f chromosome 5, sScyTor2.1, whole genome shotgun sequence:
- the LOC140420807 gene encoding uncharacterized protein — protein sequence MEKPWKCGECGKGFNYASRLEIHRRTHTGERPFTCSECGKGFIRLSNLQRHQRVHTGKSPFNCSECGKRFTQSSHLLTHQRIHTGERPFTCPVCGKGFTQSSRLLTHQLVHTGERPFICSVCGKGFIQSSRLLTHQRVHTGERPFTCTECGKGFTQSSNLLIHQRVHTGERPFTCSECGKGFTRSFILLKHQQVHTEERPFNCTSCGKKFRSSSNLRAHQRVHTGERPFTCSNCGKGFAQSSDLLIHQRVHTGEKPFTCSECGKGFTTSSNLLKHQRVHTEEGLFSYTSCGNGFRSSVHLTAHQ from the coding sequence atggagaaaccgtggaaatgtggggaatgtgggaaaggattcaattatGCATCCCGGCTGGAAATTCATcgccgcactcacactggggaaaggccattcacctgttccgagtgtgggaagggattcattcggttatctaacttgcagagacaccagcgagttcacactgggaagagcccATTcaactgctccgagtgtgggaaaagattcactcagtcatcccacctgctgacacaccagcgaattcacacaggagagaggcctttcacctgccctgtgtgtgggaagggattcactcagtcatcccgcctgctcacacaccagctggttcacactggggaaaggcctttcatctgctctgtgtgtggaaagggattcattcagtcatcccgccTGCTcacacaccaacgggttcacactggagagaggccgttcacctgcactgagtgtgggaagggattcactcagtcatccaacctgctgatacaccagcgggttcacactggggaaaggccattcacctgttcagagtgtgggaaaggattcacaagATCCTTTATTCTGCTGaagcaccagcaggttcacactgaggagaggccgttcaattGTACCTCCTGTGGAAAGAAATTCAGGTCGTCTTCCAACCTCcgtgcacaccagcgagttcacactggggagagaccgttcacctgctccaactgtgggaagggatttgcgcaGTCATCCGACCTactgatacatcagcgagttcacactggggaaaagcctttcacctgctcagagtgtggaaagggattcactacatcatccaacctgctgaagcaccagcgagttcacactgaggaggggCTGTTCAGCTATACATCTTGTGGAAATGGATTCAGGTCTTCAGTCCACCTGACTGCACATCagtga